TGTTCCAAGAAGCATCCGGTGTTTCAAACCCCTCCAGTAGCCTTAGCCGCAATAACCACCTTCTGATATGATTGACAAAATGAACCAGTAAGACAACTAGAATAATGTTCGGTTATTGACAGTTTCAATTTCCATGAATAGTAATCTAGGCATACAACATAAACTCGAGAAATTTAACCATACCTCCTCTGTTTTGGCTTTGCCAGGGGTAACTGTTGTACTTTCTGAAAATCTAGAAATTGCAAGAAGAAATAATAGTTTTAGAGCCTGTTCTAAAATCAAGGAATCTTTATATAGCATAGCACAACCGGAATGTTCAATTGTTAAAAGTTAGAAAAGTGGTGATATGATTGCTAACCTCGCTGCTCTGGCcttctttttatcttcttctactgCATCGATCTTGGGAGTTTGTCCAAATCTGGCTAGCCGAGCTTTCTTCTTTACTTCATCATCAGATGCCGATTGTACCGAAATCCCAAACCTGAGATTGAACAATTATGAATACACCTTTGCATATCTAGAAGGTTTGGTAAAGAGTATAAAGATACTTGGGATAAAAATAAGAATCCATTTGCAACTACTGCAGTGTCCTGTCAATAATAGAATGAAAAGACTAAAAGAAACAAACCTCTCCGCCCTGGCCTTTTTCTTGAGCTCTTCTGCTTGCTTTAGCTCCTCTGATCCCTTTGACGAGGTCTGACTGCCAAACCTGCCAAAGAGATAAGGTCATATTGAAAAACTAAATCTGAAATCAGAAAAGATAACAAACAAGCGCAGGGGTCATTAATTTAATAACTGCGAACCAACTGATAGAAGCTAACATTGCAGTTCAGATGCAACTATTCGCGCAGATAAGCATAATAGCTAAAGTTCAGCATGACAGTGGAGAAATCTAAGTCAATGTATCAAGATAACTGTTTTCAAATTGAGACTTAACATGACAGGGTGCCCTAGTGTTAGGCTATGGTAGAAGCAACACTACGTCGACAATTATCATACTGAGG
This portion of the Papaver somniferum cultivar HN1 chromosome 11, ASM357369v1, whole genome shotgun sequence genome encodes:
- the LOC113320793 gene encoding protein MODIFIER OF SNC1 11-like isoform X2 — protein: MATGTQKSNETESKTGKVHKETLETPSSDPTLKQNDSQGTTASIISPDTILQKKISRAERFGMPVQLSEEEKRSTRAKRFGSQTSSKGSEELKQAEELKKKARAERFGISVQSASDDEVKKKARLARFGQTPKIDAVEEDKKKARAARFSESTTVTPGKAKTEEVVIAAKATGGV
- the LOC113320793 gene encoding protein MODIFIER OF SNC1 11-like isoform X3, yielding MATGTQKSNETESKTGKVHKETLETPSSDPTLKQNDSQGTTASIISPDTILQKKISRAERFGMPVQLSEEEKRSTRAKSQTSSKGSEELKQAEELKKKARAERFGISVQSASDDEVKKKARLARFGQTPKIDAVEEDKKKARAARFSESTTVTPGKAKTEEKVVIAAKATGGV
- the LOC113320793 gene encoding protein MODIFIER OF SNC1 11-like isoform X1; translation: MATGTQKSNETESKTGKVHKETLETPSSDPTLKQNDSQGTTASIISPDTILQKKISRAERFGMPVQLSEEEKRSTRAKRFGSQTSSKGSEELKQAEELKKKARAERFGISVQSASDDEVKKKARLARFGQTPKIDAVEEDKKKARAARFSESTTVTPGKAKTEEKVVIAAKATGGV